A single Leptospira kirschneri serovar Cynopteri str. 3522 CT DNA region contains:
- the topA gene encoding type I DNA topoisomerase — protein MSSLIIVESPSKAKTIAGYLGKEFRILATLGHVADLPKATLGLDLKNRFEPEYVILPGKKKILSEIIKTAKQSQKIFLATDPDREGEFISAYIRDRLQKKSNVFRIRFTEITKRAILDSLQNPDTINESLVDAQKTRRIGDRLIGYFISPVLWKQIGPGLSAGRVQSVALKWICEREEEIRNFKVEIYYNILLYGIDQKGIDGIFSRTGDRIFSKEKADQIQQNVQKEKELCISEKKESLGKSFPPPPFQTASLQQEAFRKLRFSSKKTMSLSQKLYEGVNLGNGQRNGLITYMRTDSVRLSSDFVERAKSWISSELGETFASPLERKVIRSTKKIQDAHEAIRVTDPFLTPKEVKKFLGKEEAALYDLIWKRTISSLLPAEEFMKTEYSIFASGECFQLETKKTIFPGYKILNEMDIKTNPSWEKGELFNLQKVECEKKQTEPPSRYSEGTLVAKLEKQGIGRPSTYATVSETLLKRKYVYEEKKFFYPFPLGEKVNFFLQSGFGELFREKFTAELESDLDRIEKNEIDSVSILNRLWSDLQTQIQNSKFISWATVWQKRKEAGWGICPVCKNGILQKKKSSRKKEFYQCNRFPDCEFVSYELPKALE, from the coding sequence GTGTCTTCGCTTATCATTGTAGAATCCCCATCCAAGGCAAAAACCATTGCAGGGTATTTAGGAAAAGAGTTTAGAATTCTTGCAACCCTAGGTCATGTCGCCGATCTTCCGAAAGCTACGCTCGGATTGGATTTAAAAAATCGTTTTGAACCGGAATACGTGATTCTTCCTGGAAAAAAAAAGATACTTTCTGAAATTATAAAAACTGCAAAACAATCTCAAAAAATTTTTCTGGCAACGGATCCGGATCGGGAAGGGGAATTTATCAGCGCTTATATAAGAGATCGTTTGCAAAAAAAATCAAATGTCTTTCGAATTCGTTTTACGGAAATTACAAAACGCGCGATTTTAGATTCGTTACAAAATCCAGATACGATCAATGAATCTTTAGTAGATGCACAAAAAACTAGAAGAATCGGAGATAGGTTGATAGGTTATTTTATCAGTCCGGTACTTTGGAAACAGATCGGTCCTGGATTATCCGCGGGAAGGGTGCAATCTGTCGCTTTAAAGTGGATCTGTGAAAGAGAAGAAGAAATTAGGAATTTTAAAGTAGAAATATATTATAATATACTATTATATGGAATAGATCAAAAAGGGATAGATGGGATTTTCAGTAGAACTGGCGATCGGATTTTTTCCAAAGAAAAAGCTGATCAAATCCAACAAAACGTTCAAAAAGAGAAGGAACTTTGTATCTCCGAAAAAAAAGAATCTCTAGGAAAAAGTTTTCCTCCACCTCCGTTTCAAACCGCGAGTCTACAACAAGAAGCATTTAGAAAATTACGATTTTCTTCTAAAAAAACGATGAGCCTTTCTCAGAAACTTTATGAAGGAGTGAATCTAGGAAACGGTCAAAGAAATGGATTGATCACTTATATGAGAACGGATTCAGTACGTTTAAGTTCTGATTTTGTTGAACGTGCAAAATCCTGGATTTCCTCTGAATTAGGTGAAACTTTTGCCAGTCCACTTGAACGTAAAGTCATAAGATCAACTAAAAAAATACAAGACGCTCATGAAGCGATCCGCGTTACGGATCCTTTTTTAACTCCAAAAGAAGTAAAAAAGTTTTTAGGAAAGGAAGAAGCGGCTCTTTACGATTTGATTTGGAAACGAACTATTTCGTCTTTACTTCCCGCCGAAGAATTTATGAAAACGGAATATTCCATTTTTGCCTCTGGGGAATGTTTTCAATTGGAAACCAAAAAAACTATTTTTCCAGGTTACAAAATATTAAACGAAATGGATATAAAAACGAATCCTAGTTGGGAAAAGGGAGAGTTATTTAACCTTCAAAAGGTGGAATGTGAAAAAAAACAGACGGAACCACCGTCTAGATATTCGGAAGGTACCCTAGTCGCAAAATTAGAAAAACAAGGAATTGGTCGGCCTTCCACTTACGCTACGGTTTCGGAAACTCTTTTGAAACGAAAATATGTTTATGAAGAAAAGAAATTTTTTTATCCATTTCCATTGGGAGAGAAGGTCAATTTCTTTTTACAGTCTGGCTTCGGAGAACTTTTTCGAGAAAAGTTTACAGCCGAATTAGAATCCGATTTGGATCGAATTGAAAAAAACGAAATCGATTCTGTTTCTATATTAAACCGACTTTGGTCGGACCTACAGACTCAGATTCAAAATAGTAAATTTATTTCGTGGGCTACGGTTTGGCAAAAGAGAAAAGAGGCCGGTTGGGGGATCTGTCCCGTTTGTAAAAATGGTATTCTTCAAAAGAAAAAAAGTTCTCGAAAGAAAGAATTTTATCAATGTAATCGTTTTCCAGACTGTGA